In Paenibacillus sp. BIC5C1, a genomic segment contains:
- a CDS encoding VOC family protein, whose amino-acid sequence MFTQVGQIMLYVNDQDKALQFWTEKAGFHVVNEVNGNGMRWIEIAPVKDAQTTIILHDKEFVAKMSPELNLGTPSLMLFTDNLDQLYTHLSNKQVTVGEIVTMPGGRVFNFADDENNYFAVMEKN is encoded by the coding sequence ATGTTTACTCAAGTCGGACAAATTATGTTGTATGTAAACGATCAGGACAAGGCTCTTCAATTTTGGACAGAAAAAGCAGGTTTCCATGTCGTTAACGAAGTCAATGGGAATGGCATGCGCTGGATTGAGATTGCTCCTGTGAAGGATGCCCAAACCACCATTATCCTGCACGATAAAGAATTCGTTGCCAAAATGTCCCCTGAATTAAACCTTGGCACACCATCTCTTATGCTTTTCACAGATAACCTGGATCAACTTTACACTCACTTATCCAATAAACAAGTTACGGTTGGCGAGATTGTAACGATGCCTGGCGGAAGAGTATTCAACTTTGCAGATGACGAAAACAATTACTTTGCTGTTATGGAGAAAAACTAA
- a CDS encoding SOS response-associated peptidase, protein MCGRFTITDPIEEIMDRYYASIAEGFEYKPNYNAAPMQFIPTIIGSKDGNRLGSLRWGLVPNWAKDEKIGNKMINARVETLTEKPAFKRLISSKRCIIPCSGFYEWKKDGSIKQPMRILMKDDSIFSLAGLYDTWIDPEGNKLSTCTIITTEPNRLMTDIHDRMPVILRPQDEADWLNKESDKESVLRLLSPYEADEMIAYKVDSAVGNVRNNHEELIKEVS, encoded by the coding sequence ATGTGCGGAAGATTCACGATTACAGATCCAATCGAAGAAATTATGGACAGGTACTATGCTTCTATTGCTGAGGGATTTGAGTACAAACCTAATTATAACGCTGCGCCTATGCAATTCATCCCGACAATTATCGGCAGTAAAGACGGTAATCGATTGGGGTCGCTTCGATGGGGTCTGGTTCCTAATTGGGCCAAGGATGAAAAAATAGGCAATAAGATGATAAACGCCCGTGTAGAGACACTCACAGAGAAACCAGCCTTTAAACGCCTGATCAGTTCCAAGCGTTGTATTATCCCATGCTCGGGATTTTATGAATGGAAAAAGGACGGATCCATAAAGCAACCAATGCGGATTTTAATGAAAGATGACTCCATCTTCTCGCTTGCTGGCCTATACGATACTTGGATTGATCCAGAAGGCAACAAGCTTTCAACTTGCACCATCATTACTACTGAACCTAACCGTCTTATGACTGACATCCACGATCGTATGCCAGTCATTCTCCGGCCGCAAGATGAAGCGGATTGGCTAAACAAGGAATCGGACAAGGAAAGCGTTCTGAGGCTTCTCAGCCCGTATGAGGCCGATGAAATGATAGCATACAAGGTGGATTCTGCAGTAGGTAATGTGCGAAATAATCACGAGGAATTGATCAAAGAGGTCAGTTAA